The following coding sequences lie in one Silvanigrella aquatica genomic window:
- a CDS encoding tetratricopeptide repeat protein, with the protein MKKNHIFKLLTLSTALFAFYSCSTTTTSSNSINYLISGNKFAEKGDFSKSAEQYRLALKDEPHSTTAKRNLGLVLVKMNRYKEALAYLNEVSASYPKDSELFYFLGEANRGVGLEKDSIKAYQHALSLSPDDLRTMKSLSWVYLRTGEYDLAEKLIKKNYDKNPQDLQLMLIMTSIDVKKERYAKAIREMQDFEKSDFKIVSRDQTTAETEKILLLNVLGNAYAGQNDCAKAQKIFDLVLKLRPFLAPTLTDSAKCDLKTNNTNQARGKLEKAYSAEPDYPETLFLLGKVYSNNDPQKAAFYYKRFIELSSDDKTFAAESKQAQASLERLQAKNFDTLKKSD; encoded by the coding sequence ATGAAAAAAAATCATATTTTCAAATTATTAACATTATCAACCGCTCTTTTTGCTTTTTATAGTTGCAGTACCACCACAACCTCATCAAATAGTATTAACTATTTAATTTCTGGAAATAAATTTGCAGAAAAGGGGGATTTCTCAAAGTCTGCTGAGCAATATCGGCTGGCTTTAAAAGATGAGCCACACTCTACGACAGCAAAAAGAAATTTAGGTCTCGTCCTTGTCAAAATGAACCGCTACAAAGAAGCTCTTGCCTACTTAAATGAAGTTTCCGCTTCCTATCCTAAGGACAGTGAATTATTTTACTTTTTAGGTGAAGCCAATCGCGGAGTAGGTTTAGAAAAAGACTCCATAAAAGCATATCAACATGCCTTAAGTCTCTCTCCCGATGACTTGCGTACTATGAAATCACTAAGTTGGGTCTATTTGAGAACGGGTGAATACGATCTTGCAGAAAAATTAATTAAAAAAAACTACGATAAAAACCCCCAAGATCTTCAGCTTATGCTCATTATGACAAGCATTGACGTAAAAAAAGAGCGTTATGCGAAAGCCATTCGCGAAATGCAAGATTTTGAAAAATCAGACTTCAAAATTGTCAGTCGCGACCAAACAACAGCAGAAACCGAAAAAATTCTTTTATTAAATGTTTTAGGAAATGCCTATGCGGGTCAAAATGATTGTGCCAAAGCACAAAAAATATTTGATCTTGTCTTAAAGTTAAGACCTTTTTTAGCTCCGACACTCACCGATTCAGCAAAATGTGATTTAAAAACAAACAATACTAATCAGGCTCGTGGCAAACTGGAAAAAGCCTACTCAGCAGAACCTGACTATCCCGAAACCCTGTTCTTGCTTGGAAAAGTTTATTCAAATAACGACCCTCAAAAAGCAGCCTTTTATTATAAAAGATTTATAGAACTGAGTAGTGATGACAAGACTTTTGCAGCAGAAAGTAAGCAAGCACAAGCATCTTTAGAACGTTTACAGGCGAAAAACTTCGACACCCTAAAGAAATCTGATTGA
- a CDS encoding sigma 54-interacting transcriptional regulator — protein sequence MLEETELNFDHFENLNVVKRLKQIMGNWWNIQLNFTDKNGYLRGVPQGKFFNPTNPICKLITENNETFKDCVNIARNTTIKSEEVGEQLLSTCHAGFSTISLPLKIDDEYIGCIFADGFLIEETVDDQKEKLRFYLRKSFHKEGITIEDYIDSLPILSMKEVKYLEELLQVIIDEILLLRKSIIENRDDFNTISSSIKKDWNFENIVGKSSAMQEVFKLLTKISDSEATILITGENGTGKEGIAKAIHINSKRKTKNFIIQNCGALNDNLLETELFGHVKGAFTNAIKDKKGLFELADKGTLFLDEIGDTSPSMQVKLLRILQEGTFIPVGGVEQKQVDVRILAATNKNLELMVQNGTFREDLYYRLNVINVKLPPLKERVEDIPLLIKRFLENYSKHNNVKNKKISPSCLYLMEKYKWPGNVRELENEVERLCVLSGDDIEINEDLLSERISQKSPKNDEFSHINKQGNLKDAIEDLEKEMILTRLDLEKWNKSKASLKLGISRASLIMKCEKYNLERKNSHNKDE from the coding sequence GTGCTTGAAGAAACTGAACTCAATTTCGATCATTTTGAAAATCTCAATGTTGTCAAACGATTAAAACAAATCATGGGAAATTGGTGGAATATTCAATTAAATTTTACCGATAAAAATGGTTATTTAAGAGGCGTTCCACAAGGAAAATTTTTTAATCCTACAAATCCAATTTGTAAATTAATAACAGAAAATAATGAAACATTTAAGGATTGTGTCAATATTGCAAGAAATACAACCATAAAATCTGAAGAAGTTGGTGAACAGCTTTTATCAACCTGTCATGCGGGATTTAGTACCATATCTCTTCCTTTAAAAATAGACGATGAATATATTGGATGTATATTTGCAGATGGCTTTTTAATTGAAGAAACCGTAGATGATCAAAAAGAAAAACTACGTTTTTATTTAAGAAAATCCTTTCATAAAGAAGGAATAACAATAGAAGATTATATTGATTCTTTGCCAATATTATCTATGAAAGAAGTAAAATATTTAGAGGAATTATTACAAGTAATTATTGATGAAATTTTATTATTAAGAAAATCTATTATAGAAAATAGAGATGATTTTAATACGATATCTTCAAGTATTAAAAAAGATTGGAATTTTGAAAATATTGTAGGCAAAAGTTCTGCTATGCAAGAAGTTTTTAAATTACTTACTAAAATTAGTGACAGTGAAGCGACCATATTAATTACAGGGGAAAATGGTACTGGTAAAGAAGGAATTGCTAAAGCAATTCATATAAATTCAAAAAGAAAAACTAAAAATTTTATTATTCAAAATTGTGGTGCTCTCAATGATAATTTATTGGAGACTGAATTGTTTGGTCACGTGAAAGGTGCGTTTACAAATGCAATCAAGGATAAAAAAGGTTTATTTGAGTTAGCTGATAAAGGAACACTTTTTTTAGATGAAATTGGAGACACATCACCCTCAATGCAAGTTAAATTATTGAGAATATTACAGGAAGGAACTTTTATACCAGTAGGCGGTGTTGAGCAAAAACAGGTCGATGTGCGTATCCTTGCTGCTACAAATAAAAACTTAGAACTCATGGTTCAAAATGGAACATTTAGAGAAGATTTATATTACCGTTTAAACGTAATTAATGTTAAACTTCCTCCTCTTAAAGAGAGGGTTGAAGATATCCCACTTTTAATCAAAAGATTCTTAGAAAATTATTCTAAACATAATAATGTAAAAAATAAAAAAATAAGTCCATCCTGTTTGTATCTTATGGAAAAATACAAATGGCCGGGAAACGTGAGAGAACTTGAAAATGAAGTGGAAAGACTTTGTGTTTTATCTGGAGATGATATAGAAATTAATGAAGATCTTTTGTCTGAAAGAATATCTCAAAAAAGTCCAAAAAATGATGAATTTTCTCATATCAATAAACAAGGTAATTTAAAAGATGCTATTGAAGATTTAGAAAAAGAGATGATTTTAACACGATTGGATTTAGAAAAATGGAACAAAAGTAAAGCATCATTAAAATTAGGCATAAGTCGTGCTAGCTTAATTATGAAATGTGAAAAATACAATTTGGAAAGAAAAAATAGCCATAATAAAGATGAATAG
- the dnaE gene encoding DNA polymerase III subunit alpha, protein MQQIEEFVHLHIHSEYSLLDGSIKVKKLVKELSKQGYTAAALTDHDGMHGVLEFYLACQAEKINGIIGYEINVEPLYLEDKKQVGHLILLAENELGYSNLIKLCTIANTSGKNALFTDSTNVTWEELNKHSAGIICLTSCIKGELSRLVLNNNDENSILYLKNLSDVFGSNNVFVELIDNGIPEQKNLIKQLSLVAEKLNLETVATADVHYLYKKDKETHMSLLAIKNKLQKSEVKGIPNEIEFHLTTKEEMIEKFSKYPKALLNTKIIAERCHVKIDTKSVFMPDYRQRENETSDDCLVRLSWEGLEARKTAVSSWMGEKFNDDVWEEYKKRLEYELSVILKMKFSGYFLIVQDFINWAKINNIPVGPGRGSAAGSLVTYALRITNIDPIRFNLLFERFLNPERISMPDIDTDFCQDRRGDVLNYVYQKYGNRAVSQIVTFGRMMAKNALKNLARINGWSFHDSNEFAKLIPESPGITLEQAIKEEEKIRERIESDERARNLWEGALEVEGTLSSLGIHAAGVIISDRALDERCPLLETEGQLLTQFENKYAEKIGLIKFDFLGLKTLTVIDNAVKLIHKQKDPDLDIERIELEDKKVYEMISTAHVTGIFQLESTGMRKLIADLKPTCFTDIIAVLALFRPGPLGSGMVEDFVKRKHGETQVEYPFPELEPILGDTYGVIVYQEQVQKIAAVLANYSLGEADLLRRAMGKKDKNEMEKQKSRFVSGATENKHDPQKSAELFDLMAMFAEYGFNKSHTAAYGWVTYQTAWLKTYYPTEFMTAIMTCDLDNTDKIVGYVRDCKRMKIKIRPPCVNHSRFEFSIPGEKIIQFGLGAIKGLGSGIIQMIVQEREKGGSFATVPEFIARLDARKLNKKVMESLIKAGAFDAMATNRAELLANSDSWLRTIAKETEREENTGYDIFGIFETPQTKVAEAKKQKLTSNSPQATKNKFEFCPLALPTQVRTEQCAKRILNHLIAIQVKETKPWNFQEQLSHEFVTLGFYMSGHPADLLREDLKEITEISLDQAPLYIEPDNIPDYKRKTIKIAGIVTMVMEKKNKEGNAFLVLKIEDGFGELEVTLFSKQYSALTTPIKMGEALILECKIKKGIEEGSVKGVVQSFDRVSNKRIELVKRIVLNTDESFLKEFNNFKLLENILKKNQGETPLFLNVFIPEQNMLIKAKLGNHYISPSDIFIMDIENTWPGVVKVERLYQLPIQHV, encoded by the coding sequence GTGCAGCAAATAGAAGAGTTTGTCCACCTCCACATTCACTCTGAGTACTCTCTCCTCGATGGCTCCATCAAAGTCAAAAAACTCGTTAAAGAGCTGAGCAAACAAGGCTATACAGCGGCGGCTCTTACGGATCACGATGGGATGCACGGTGTTCTTGAATTTTATCTTGCCTGCCAAGCAGAAAAGATCAATGGCATCATTGGCTATGAAATAAATGTAGAGCCTTTATATCTTGAAGATAAAAAACAAGTAGGACATTTAATATTATTAGCAGAAAATGAGCTTGGTTATTCAAATCTCATTAAACTCTGCACAATTGCAAATACCTCTGGAAAAAATGCCCTTTTTACCGATTCTACAAACGTAACATGGGAAGAACTAAATAAACACTCCGCAGGAATTATTTGTTTAACAAGCTGCATAAAAGGTGAATTATCCCGCCTAGTATTAAATAATAACGACGAAAATTCAATTTTATATTTAAAAAACCTATCGGATGTTTTTGGTTCAAATAATGTTTTTGTAGAACTTATTGATAACGGAATTCCAGAGCAAAAAAACTTAATCAAACAACTTTCACTCGTAGCTGAAAAATTAAATTTAGAAACCGTTGCTACAGCTGATGTGCATTATCTTTATAAAAAAGATAAAGAAACACATATGTCTCTTCTTGCAATCAAAAATAAATTACAAAAATCTGAAGTCAAAGGAATACCAAACGAAATTGAATTCCATTTGACAACTAAAGAAGAAATGATAGAAAAGTTTTCTAAATACCCCAAAGCATTATTAAATACAAAAATAATTGCCGAGAGATGTCATGTAAAAATAGATACTAAAAGCGTTTTCATGCCCGATTACCGACAACGTGAAAATGAAACTTCAGATGACTGTCTTGTGCGTCTTTCTTGGGAAGGACTTGAAGCTCGAAAAACCGCTGTTTCCTCTTGGATGGGTGAAAAATTTAATGATGATGTTTGGGAAGAATATAAAAAGCGCCTAGAATATGAACTATCTGTAATTTTAAAAATGAAATTTTCAGGATACTTTTTAATTGTCCAAGACTTTATCAATTGGGCTAAAATAAATAATATTCCCGTAGGACCTGGTCGTGGATCGGCCGCTGGAAGTCTTGTTACTTATGCGTTACGTATTACAAATATAGACCCCATTCGTTTTAATTTGCTATTTGAGCGTTTTTTAAATCCGGAACGTATTTCTATGCCGGATATTGATACCGACTTTTGCCAAGACAGACGCGGTGATGTCCTAAACTATGTTTATCAAAAATATGGCAACCGAGCGGTTTCACAAATTGTGACTTTTGGCCGAATGATGGCTAAAAATGCTTTGAAAAATTTGGCACGTATCAATGGCTGGTCTTTTCATGACAGTAATGAATTCGCCAAACTTATTCCCGAATCACCTGGAATTACCCTTGAACAAGCTATAAAAGAAGAAGAAAAAATAAGGGAACGAATAGAATCCGATGAACGAGCGCGCAACTTATGGGAAGGCGCTTTAGAAGTCGAAGGAACTTTGAGCTCATTGGGCATTCATGCGGCAGGTGTGATTATTTCCGATCGCGCCCTAGACGAACGTTGCCCTTTACTGGAAACAGAAGGGCAACTTTTAACTCAATTTGAAAATAAATATGCTGAGAAAATTGGACTTATTAAATTTGACTTTTTAGGACTAAAGACTCTTACTGTTATTGATAATGCTGTAAAACTCATTCATAAACAAAAAGATCCCGATCTTGATATCGAACGCATCGAACTGGAAGACAAAAAAGTCTACGAAATGATTTCCACAGCTCATGTGACAGGCATTTTCCAGCTTGAGTCCACTGGTATGCGCAAACTCATTGCAGATTTAAAACCCACTTGTTTTACAGATATTATTGCTGTTCTCGCCCTTTTTCGCCCCGGTCCCTTAGGCTCAGGCATGGTGGAAGATTTCGTGAAGCGCAAACACGGCGAAACCCAAGTTGAGTACCCCTTTCCCGAACTGGAACCGATTTTAGGCGATACTTACGGGGTTATTGTTTACCAAGAACAAGTGCAAAAAATTGCTGCCGTGCTTGCAAATTATAGCTTGGGAGAAGCGGACTTATTGCGTCGCGCCATGGGTAAAAAAGACAAAAATGAAATGGAAAAGCAAAAAAGCCGATTTGTTTCTGGCGCCACCGAAAATAAACATGACCCACAAAAATCGGCGGAACTTTTCGACCTTATGGCCATGTTCGCAGAATATGGATTTAATAAAAGTCACACGGCTGCATATGGTTGGGTAACATATCAAACAGCATGGCTTAAAACGTATTATCCCACAGAATTTATGACCGCCATAATGACCTGTGACTTGGATAACACCGATAAAATTGTCGGGTATGTACGCGATTGCAAGCGTATGAAAATCAAAATTCGACCACCCTGCGTCAATCACTCGCGCTTTGAATTCAGCATTCCTGGAGAAAAAATTATCCAATTCGGCCTCGGGGCTATTAAAGGACTTGGTTCTGGCATCATTCAAATGATCGTGCAAGAACGAGAAAAAGGGGGATCTTTTGCCACAGTTCCCGAATTTATAGCACGCCTTGATGCACGCAAACTTAATAAGAAAGTCATGGAAAGTCTCATCAAGGCAGGAGCTTTTGATGCCATGGCAACCAATCGCGCTGAACTTTTAGCAAATTCAGACTCTTGGTTACGCACCATCGCAAAGGAAACAGAACGTGAGGAAAATACAGGCTATGATATTTTTGGTATTTTTGAAACACCGCAAACAAAAGTAGCTGAAGCAAAAAAGCAAAAATTAACTTCAAATTCTCCACAAGCCACAAAAAATAAATTTGAATTTTGTCCCTTAGCATTACCAACACAAGTCAGAACAGAACAGTGTGCTAAGCGAATATTAAATCATTTGATTGCTATCCAAGTTAAAGAAACAAAACCATGGAATTTTCAAGAACAATTAAGCCATGAATTTGTAACCTTGGGTTTTTATATGTCAGGACATCCTGCCGATCTCTTAAGAGAAGACTTAAAAGAAATAACAGAAATTTCACTCGATCAAGCACCACTATACATTGAACCAGACAATATTCCCGATTATAAACGCAAGACAATTAAAATTGCGGGCATTGTTACCATGGTTATGGAAAAGAAAAATAAAGAGGGCAATGCTTTTCTTGTCCTAAAAATAGAAGATGGATTTGGAGAACTGGAAGTTACATTATTTAGTAAACAATATTCTGCCCTAACAACACCTATAAAAATGGGTGAAGCTCTTATTTTAGAATGCAAAATTAAAAAAGGAATAGAAGAAGGCAGTGTAAAAGGTGTGGTACAAAGTTTTGATCGCGTATCGAATAAACGGATTGAACTCGTTAAACGAATTGTATTAAATACAGATGAAAGTTTCTTAAAAGAATTTAATAATTTTAAATTACTTGAGAATATCTTAAAAAAGAATCAAGGTGAAACGCCTTTATTTCTAAATGTATTTATTCCTGAGCAAAATATGCTTATAAAAGCAAAACTTGGTAACCATTACATTAGCCCTTCAGATATTTTTATTATGGATATTGAAAATACCTGGCCAGGCGTTGTAAAAGTTGAACGTTTATATCAACTTCCCATTCAACATGTCTAG
- a CDS encoding DUF507 family protein has translation MKLSSEQLERLAERVFKVLKCSGHIELDYDTEERIEEKVIEQITNVLEDDSRTEDRLSREAERLVQQQSQIAKSSGKSYESLVDEVKIRLAKSKRVILGDEPERADSLAEKVLKAIWKLDSLDFFSDDMKVQNCIARAIHRFRIEDDRIIEAVEKIVNKKSGEEPYSHAWCIAYDKCYNEVRQRIANQKSSDDSPSMGG, from the coding sequence ATGAAACTCTCATCAGAACAACTCGAACGTCTCGCAGAGCGTGTATTTAAAGTTCTTAAATGTTCTGGTCATATCGAACTTGACTATGATACCGAAGAACGTATTGAAGAAAAAGTCATTGAACAAATCACCAATGTTCTTGAAGATGACTCCCGCACCGAAGACCGTCTTTCTCGTGAAGCAGAACGCCTTGTGCAACAACAAAGTCAAATCGCAAAATCATCTGGAAAAAGCTATGAAAGTCTTGTGGATGAAGTCAAAATTCGCTTAGCGAAATCAAAGCGCGTCATTTTAGGTGATGAGCCCGAACGTGCCGATTCGCTCGCTGAAAAAGTGCTGAAAGCCATTTGGAAATTAGATAGCCTCGACTTTTTTAGTGATGACATGAAAGTGCAAAACTGCATCGCTCGTGCTATTCATCGTTTCCGTATTGAAGACGACCGCATTATTGAAGCAGTTGAAAAAATTGTTAATAAGAAAAGCGGAGAAGAACCATACAGCCATGCTTGGTGCATAGCTTATGACAAATGCTACAATGAAGTCCGCCAGCGCATTGCAAATCAAAAATCTTCCGATGATTCTCCTTCAATGGGTGGCTGA
- the rsmD gene encoding 16S rRNA (guanine(966)-N(2))-methyltransferase RsmD: MRVIAGQYKRRLLQSLPGNDLTRPTSDRVKESIFNIISGDIADTVVLDLFAGSGSLGIESLSRGAKKAIFVEQNFDVAKNIQLNLDNLKINENDYILIKSDVSKFLSSNTLNSKVDIIFADPPYRSEWYAQALEEIEKSNICNENCTVIFEMPTNRKIQLQCNSEGWLKEDERQYGKTKIEIWRKGLKE; this comes from the coding sequence ATGAGAGTTATCGCAGGACAATACAAACGAAGACTTTTACAATCTCTTCCCGGAAATGATCTGACACGCCCCACATCTGATCGCGTCAAAGAAAGCATTTTTAACATCATTTCAGGTGATATTGCTGACACCGTCGTTCTCGATCTCTTTGCAGGAAGTGGATCATTAGGTATTGAATCACTCAGTCGCGGTGCTAAAAAAGCAATTTTTGTAGAGCAAAATTTTGATGTTGCAAAAAACATTCAATTGAATCTCGACAACTTAAAAATTAATGAAAACGACTACATTTTGATAAAAAGTGATGTCTCAAAATTTCTCAGTTCAAATACTCTGAATTCGAAAGTCGACATCATTTTTGCCGATCCCCCTTACCGATCAGAATGGTACGCTCAAGCCCTTGAAGAAATTGAAAAATCAAATATTTGCAACGAAAATTGCACTGTCATTTTCGAAATGCCCACAAATAGAAAAATTCAACTACAATGCAATTCTGAGGGTTGGCTAAAAGAAGACGAACGCCAGTATGGAAAGACAAAAATAGAAATTTGGCGCAAAGGACTCAAGGAATGA
- a CDS encoding ABC transporter substrate-binding protein: MSLKKACLFVLFLLHSNSTFAKNYKEIKVCSEAGFIPFEMRTASGNWDGYDIALIKEFAKKSSRKVKFIDQKFDGLIPSLIASKSCDIVASAVGISEERKKIVNFSEPTYFSGFDGLIHARSSKMFDSFEKINQKNVRIAVQQGTLSSTYVKNVFKNARISEYETNSGPIQAIISDKADIYIDDSVYLSVAVKRNISKFELLGKEKLPENQEDGMAFLFRKSDTELRNQFNEFFNQIKSNGELDKLQNYYFKEMGWMKNFPEN; this comes from the coding sequence ATGTCATTAAAAAAAGCATGTCTCTTTGTTTTGTTTTTACTGCATTCAAATTCAACTTTCGCAAAAAACTATAAGGAAATTAAAGTTTGCTCTGAAGCGGGATTTATTCCTTTTGAAATGAGAACTGCCTCTGGAAATTGGGATGGCTACGACATTGCTTTAATTAAGGAATTTGCTAAAAAAAGCTCACGAAAAGTAAAATTTATAGATCAGAAATTTGATGGGCTTATACCCTCATTAATCGCAAGTAAAAGCTGTGATATTGTGGCTTCTGCAGTAGGAATTTCTGAAGAACGAAAAAAAATAGTGAACTTTTCTGAACCTACTTATTTCTCTGGATTTGATGGACTTATCCATGCCAGAAGTTCTAAAATGTTTGATTCTTTCGAAAAAATAAATCAAAAAAATGTTCGTATCGCTGTTCAACAAGGCACTTTATCATCGACATATGTAAAAAATGTTTTTAAAAATGCTCGAATTTCAGAATACGAAACCAATTCCGGACCAATTCAAGCAATTATATCTGATAAAGCTGATATTTATATTGATGACAGCGTCTATCTTTCTGTTGCTGTAAAAAGAAATATAAGTAAATTTGAACTTCTTGGTAAAGAAAAATTACCTGAAAATCAAGAAGATGGTATGGCCTTCTTATTTCGTAAAAGTGACACAGAATTAAGGAACCAATTTAATGAATTTTTCAATCAAATAAAATCTAATGGTGAACTTGATAAATTACAAAATTATTATTTTAAAGAAATGGGCTGGATGAAGAATTTTCCGGAAAATTAA
- a CDS encoding methyl-accepting chemotaxis protein has product MDESKKLKLNSTLNSDFKIKEAVDSNLTEDQVRELLAQIAAINKTQAIIEFGLDGIIHSANDNFLNVMGYSLDEVKGKHHRIFCESSYTNSSEYRLFWEKLNCGEFDAGEYKRIGKGGKEIYISASYNPIFDLNGRPYKIIKYASDVSKQKLKDQELNALSKTQAVINFNLDGTIADANNNFLSTMGYRIDEIKGKHHSMFCDPAYTSNPEYRDFWNKLNNGQFIMGQYQRFAKGNREVWLQASYNPVFDLDGKVFKVVKYATEITKEKKESLELIKTLGDTAFQLGAASEELAVTASQLADNAKKTTQQSISASAASEEVSKGVQSVATNTEEMAASIKEISKNTTSGSDKTKQSMKRAKETNALVTQLGVESKEIGTVIKTISSIAQQTNLLALNATIEAARAGDAGRGFAVVANEVKELAKQTAKATEDISAKIGTIQQSTSNAVSAIEDISKAVEEINTITVTIASAIEEQAATTNEVSRVVSESSKAVEGISISIKNVSESASQSSSGASQLQDAAKGLSQLASKLSELVTRLQKN; this is encoded by the coding sequence TTGGACGAATCAAAAAAATTAAAATTAAATTCGACTCTCAATAGCGACTTTAAGATCAAAGAAGCAGTAGACTCAAATCTTACAGAAGATCAAGTAAGAGAGTTATTAGCTCAAATAGCAGCAATTAATAAAACCCAAGCTATTATTGAATTTGGTTTAGATGGTATTATTCATAGTGCAAATGATAATTTTTTAAATGTTATGGGATACTCTCTTGATGAAGTAAAAGGAAAACATCATCGAATATTTTGCGAATCAAGCTATACAAATTCAAGTGAATATCGTCTCTTTTGGGAAAAATTAAATTGTGGTGAGTTCGATGCAGGAGAATACAAACGCATAGGAAAAGGCGGCAAAGAAATATATATTTCTGCGTCTTATAACCCCATCTTTGATTTAAATGGCAGACCGTATAAAATTATTAAATATGCTTCCGATGTAAGTAAACAAAAATTAAAGGATCAAGAATTAAATGCTTTATCAAAAACTCAAGCCGTCATTAACTTTAATTTAGATGGTACTATTGCTGATGCCAACAATAATTTTCTAAGCACAATGGGATATAGAATAGATGAAATAAAAGGAAAACATCATTCCATGTTTTGCGATCCTGCATATACAAGTAATCCAGAATACCGCGATTTTTGGAATAAATTAAATAATGGTCAATTTATAATGGGACAATACCAAAGATTTGCGAAAGGAAATAGAGAAGTGTGGCTTCAAGCCTCCTATAATCCCGTCTTTGATCTTGATGGTAAAGTATTTAAAGTGGTCAAATACGCAACAGAAATTACGAAGGAAAAGAAAGAATCATTAGAACTTATAAAAACCCTAGGTGATACCGCATTTCAATTAGGAGCAGCATCAGAAGAACTTGCCGTAACAGCGTCACAATTAGCTGACAATGCAAAGAAAACAACACAGCAATCAATCAGCGCATCTGCTGCTTCCGAAGAGGTTTCAAAAGGCGTTCAATCTGTAGCTACAAATACCGAAGAAATGGCAGCTTCTATAAAAGAAATATCAAAAAATACCACTTCAGGTTCAGATAAAACTAAACAAAGTATGAAGCGCGCTAAAGAAACAAATGCATTGGTGACACAATTAGGAGTGGAGAGCAAAGAAATTGGAACAGTCATAAAAACAATTAGCTCCATTGCACAACAAACAAACTTATTGGCATTAAATGCCACAATTGAAGCAGCAAGAGCCGGTGATGCGGGAAGAGGATTTGCCGTTGTGGCAAATGAAGTCAAAGAACTTGCAAAGCAAACAGCTAAAGCAACTGAAGATATTTCTGCAAAAATAGGAACCATTCAGCAAAGCACTTCTAATGCTGTCTCTGCCATTGAAGATATTTCTAAAGCCGTAGAAGAAATAAATACAATTACAGTCACCATCGCTTCGGCCATAGAAGAACAAGCGGCGACTACAAATGAAGTGTCACGGGTTGTCTCAGAATCAAGCAAAGCAGTTGAGGGAATTTCTATTTCTATTAAAAATGTCTCCGAATCTGCTTCGCAAAGCTCTTCGGGAGCTTCTCAACTCCAAGATGCCGCAAAAGGTTTAAGCCAACTTGCTTCAAAACTCAGTGAACTCGTCACTCGATTGCAAAAGAATTAA
- a CDS encoding aminotransferase class IV, which translates to MDSQYSGIANINGEMCSLLEAKIPLSDRGFLFGHSIFETLLVKNGKIVSWDYHFERMLFSCQEAFIKSPNKELLLEWAQNTVNENIKKSGFINKKTQLRIIISGGNSFDLSIKKDQQILPKSNVIIICRNVAGPSQENYLIGIKLKCMPDLRAPALVNIKSCSYLYNLISLENAKKNSFDDALFYNSKNVITESTTANFIWFDENFKVMSHAFQGNCLAGITLTRLITGLEKAKIVFDWNELNRTNIASVMGCAIISSIRGIVPVRQIDEYKFDTHTHNKFFEKLSQALQSEES; encoded by the coding sequence ATGGATTCACAATATTCAGGAATAGCAAATATTAATGGCGAAATGTGCAGTCTTCTTGAAGCAAAAATTCCTCTATCTGATAGAGGTTTTTTATTTGGACATTCTATTTTTGAAACATTGCTCGTAAAAAATGGCAAAATCGTCAGTTGGGATTATCATTTCGAACGCATGCTGTTTAGTTGTCAAGAAGCTTTTATAAAATCACCAAATAAAGAATTGTTATTGGAATGGGCACAAAATACAGTAAATGAAAACATAAAAAAATCTGGATTTATTAACAAAAAAACTCAATTAAGAATTATAATTTCAGGAGGTAATTCTTTTGATCTTTCAATTAAAAAAGATCAACAAATCCTTCCAAAATCTAATGTTATTATTATTTGTAGAAATGTAGCAGGACCTTCGCAAGAAAATTATTTAATAGGAATAAAGTTGAAATGCATGCCTGATTTACGTGCTCCTGCATTGGTAAATATTAAAAGTTGCTCTTATTTATACAATTTAATCTCATTAGAAAATGCTAAGAAAAATAGTTTTGATGATGCTTTATTTTATAATTCTAAGAATGTAATTACGGAATCAACAACAGCAAACTTTATTTGGTTTGATGAAAATTTCAAAGTCATGAGCCATGCCTTTCAAGGCAATTGCCTAGCAGGTATCACTCTAACAAGACTGATCACGGGGTTGGAAAAAGCAAAAATAGTGTTTGACTGGAATGAGTTAAACCGTACAAATATAGCTTCTGTAATGGGATGTGCCATTATTTCATCAATCCGCGGCATTGTGCCCGTTCGACAAATTGATGAATATAAGTTTGATACCCATACTCACAACAAATTTTTTGAAAAGCTCAGTCAAGCGCTTCAAAGTGAAGAATCTTAA